The following coding sequences lie in one Motilibacter peucedani genomic window:
- a CDS encoding SigE family RNA polymerase sigma factor, with translation MTPRPDPDFARWAATARPRLRRTAFLLSGDWHLAEDLAQDALLRVYAVWHRASASGAPDAYARATLVNAFRAGARRPWRRERVVALVPERHDAAAADATAGLEERDALLVALARLGPSQRAVVVLRYWEDMSVASVADALGLSEGTVKSQAARGLDSLRRTLRTPSYEETR, from the coding sequence GTGACCCCACGTCCCGACCCGGACTTCGCCCGCTGGGCGGCGACGGCGCGGCCCCGGCTGCGGCGTACGGCGTTCCTGCTCAGCGGCGACTGGCACCTCGCGGAGGACCTCGCCCAGGACGCGCTGCTGCGCGTCTACGCGGTGTGGCACCGCGCGTCGGCGTCGGGGGCGCCGGACGCCTACGCCCGGGCGACGCTCGTCAACGCCTTCCGGGCCGGTGCCCGCCGCCCCTGGCGCCGTGAGCGGGTGGTGGCCCTGGTGCCCGAGCGGCACGACGCCGCCGCGGCCGACGCCACGGCCGGCCTCGAGGAGCGCGACGCACTGCTCGTCGCGCTCGCCCGGCTCGGGCCGTCGCAGCGCGCCGTCGTGGTCCTGCGCTACTGGGAGGACATGTCGGTCGCCTCCGTGGCCGACGCGCTCGGCCTGTCGGAGGGCACCGTGAAGAGCCAGGCCGCCCGGGGTCTCGAC